The proteins below are encoded in one region of Parvicella tangerina:
- a CDS encoding carboxypeptidase regulatory-like domain-containing protein: MVKLLKYCLVVIFLVITGMLRESVAQDTPTAYLEGRITSSSGKKLTGATITVERNGSTFKTVTIGSNGKYKDLELPMGFEYTVTVSCDEYLSKTILIDSKTGYYEEDSPLQVPMDIPFQLDEKKPDVDYSPVSNGFKIGKLAIDPNTGGLAIDQGFTSSQGNKYKQFFDKLEKEANKEEEQFKKFIEDGDKAFESGNYSQAMTNYQKAKEIKENDPGVNGKITTTEQKIEQKKNFDEAVSSGDDALSAKNYDQAIAKYEQAKTIMPDDKTIDDKIKNAQDQKAAAESAEVDAKYQSKMDEANAAFTDKDYAYAKTLYQQAGEIKPDEKEPPAKVKECEDIIKEQLAKEQEFNELVAAGDKGMLDEDFDTAIEKYTAALEIKKDSRVESELAKAKDLKKKKEEAEANAAKQAEFDGYIADGDGKLGSEDFEGAIAQYQKALDMDFDNATANAKIAEAEAAKQAKEEEAAAAAKQEQFDQLIADGDGKLGSEDFDGAIAKYTEALDLGVDNATANAKIAEAEAAKQAKEEEAAAAAKQEQFDQLISDGDGKLGSEDFDGAIAKYTEALDLGVDNATANAKIAEAEAAKQAKEEEAAAAAKQEQFDQLISDGDGKLGSEDFDGAIAKYTEALDIGVDNATANAKIAEAEAAKKAKEEEAAEAAKQEQFDQLISDGDGKLGSEDFDGAIAKYTEALDLGVDNATANAKIAEAEVAKQAKEEEAEAAAKQEQFDQLIADGDGKLSSEDFDAAIAKYKEALALNIDNSTAETKIAEAEEAKAAYEAELAAKNEAEQLQTKFDQFISNGDGKLGSKDFDGAITDYQSALDLGVNDPLAKQKIKEAEDAKVAYEEELAAQDEAAKQAEFDQFISSGDGHVSSNAFDMAIKDYESALATGYDNDLANQKIQEAKDAKAAYQEEMAAQDEAAKQEEFDKFISTGDGHLSSNTFDQAISSYESALDLGVNNTLANQKIQAAKEAKAAYEEQMAAQDEAAAREKEFNDLIAKGDAAKNAKSWDEAKDFYGQANEVKSESPIPQQKIDEVNELMKKETANQQDELFNKVLAKIEEFKSKGNYEPALGIIEKQKGNFPDKVDVLSELEQEITALKAKEDEYNKLMASADGLFEAGKWKEARADYVKAKLVFDRPRPSEQIAIIDQKLADEAAANDEAAELAKKKAEYEALMTKAKSQRESKQYQDAIATYKAAQQVLPNELEPQKRIDEINALLANMANENAILEKYQAAIAKADAKRDEAIAAESDELATQAKDLYNEANKIKSDETYPQEQVNNLSNLMKKWAEDVAKELYQKIIDKADQLFADKNWDGAEKLYTRAKDLNPVDPYPPAQLEKIKNARANEGKLDAYNQFVQEGNSLFQEEKYKKAITAYQNALGEKPSAKYPQDKIDEINGILSQMSQQAEKQRVEEEKSKVVIPDYGNEVSMSEEEIEKMWADARVDEVTDLDEDYDRYKEKVGDENADEMSFQTGRTEAINDNYEEMDQEIADLNQSWDEQRKDILPEMVDFKEGEKEKLNNFSNREAARTYDLDDYYNESETERSEYELSLDEDRERVISDMEKYKLDRSEINLDLAEIERDITYDNNEYYDEYEKEIQDDNAQFDERRKDNIVDMSDYKEDQIGINSKRIDQGVSSTYETHDSYREMADEYQDFSIDGDERRKEKTVAEMDEYKEVQSDITLSNQKKSIKKTDGVNEYNVEYHDYLDEFADEMDVPREDNVSAMEIYQNEMSDDFKGDVEMNEKRSQENYLDKDAVKEKQATLLEDESTMVENNMEKMEDYKDKTLDAQADLNKEFSDVGYDNSVTMDSIKAQKSTMFSDENVDPLANQYPEGITEKTYQRTNNLGEVIEVTIVRIVVRGNKADEYKKVTSKWNTAYFKNGGIINEYVWDTETN, encoded by the coding sequence ATGGTTAAGTTGTTAAAATACTGTTTGGTAGTCATTTTCTTAGTGATTACTGGAATGCTTCGTGAAAGTGTAGCACAGGATACTCCTACGGCTTATCTTGAAGGAAGGATTACGTCCTCGTCTGGAAAAAAGTTGACAGGGGCAACGATTACAGTAGAACGAAATGGATCAACTTTCAAGACAGTTACCATTGGTTCTAATGGTAAGTATAAGGATTTAGAACTCCCCATGGGCTTCGAATACACCGTAACCGTAAGTTGTGATGAGTATTTGAGTAAGACCATTCTTATCGATTCCAAAACAGGTTATTATGAAGAGGATAGCCCTTTGCAAGTTCCCATGGATATCCCTTTTCAGTTAGATGAGAAGAAACCAGACGTAGATTATTCTCCTGTTTCTAATGGATTCAAAATAGGTAAGTTAGCTATAGATCCTAATACTGGAGGGTTGGCAATTGATCAAGGGTTTACAAGTTCACAGGGTAACAAGTACAAGCAGTTTTTTGATAAGCTAGAGAAAGAGGCCAACAAAGAAGAAGAGCAATTCAAGAAATTCATAGAAGACGGAGACAAAGCTTTTGAGTCAGGTAATTATTCTCAGGCAATGACGAATTACCAGAAGGCGAAAGAGATTAAAGAGAATGATCCAGGAGTAAATGGTAAGATTACGACAACTGAGCAAAAAATTGAACAAAAAAAGAACTTTGATGAAGCAGTGTCTTCGGGTGATGATGCGTTAAGTGCTAAAAACTATGATCAAGCAATTGCCAAATATGAGCAAGCCAAAACCATCATGCCTGATGATAAAACCATTGATGATAAAATCAAAAATGCGCAAGATCAAAAAGCTGCCGCTGAAAGTGCAGAAGTCGATGCAAAGTATCAGTCCAAAATGGATGAGGCAAATGCAGCTTTTACGGACAAAGATTACGCATACGCCAAAACACTTTACCAGCAAGCTGGAGAGATTAAGCCAGATGAAAAAGAGCCTCCTGCAAAAGTGAAGGAATGTGAAGATATTATTAAAGAACAACTGGCTAAGGAACAAGAATTCAATGAGCTCGTAGCTGCGGGGGATAAAGGAATGCTTGATGAAGATTTTGATACAGCAATAGAGAAGTATACAGCTGCACTTGAGATCAAGAAAGATAGCAGAGTGGAAAGTGAATTAGCGAAGGCCAAAGATTTGAAGAAAAAGAAAGAGGAAGCAGAAGCGAATGCTGCTAAGCAAGCTGAGTTTGATGGATACATTGCAGATGGAGACGGTAAGTTAGGAAGTGAGGATTTCGAAGGTGCGATTGCCCAATATCAGAAGGCACTGGATATGGATTTTGACAATGCCACCGCCAATGCGAAGATAGCAGAAGCAGAGGCGGCTAAGCAGGCGAAAGAGGAAGAAGCAGCTGCGGCAGCAAAACAAGAACAGTTCGATCAGTTGATTGCCGATGGAGATGGTAAATTGGGTAGTGAAGATTTTGACGGTGCGATAGCGAAGTACACGGAAGCTTTAGATCTAGGTGTAGACAATGCCACAGCCAATGCGAAGATAGCAGAAGCAGAGGCGGCTAAGCAGGCGAAAGAGGAAGAAGCAGCTGCGGCAGCAAAACAAGAACAGTTCGATCAGTTAATCTCAGATGGAGATGGTAAATTGGGTAGTGAAGATTTTGACGGTGCGATAGCGAAGTACACGGAAGCTTTAGATCTAGGTGTAGACAATGCCACAGCCAATGCGAAGATAGCGGAAGCAGAGGCGGCTAAGCAGGCGAAAGAGGAAGAAGCAGCTGCGGCAGCAAAACAAGAACAGTTTGATCAGTTGATCTCAGATGGAGATGGTAAGTTGGGTAGTGAAGACTTTGACGGTGCGATTGCGAAGTACACCGAAGCCTTGGATATAGGTGTAGATAATGCTACAGCCAATGCGAAGATAGCAGAAGCAGAAGCAGCTAAGAAAGCAAAAGAAGAGGAGGCGGCTGAAGCAGCCAAACAAGAACAGTTTGATCAGTTGATCTCAGATGGAGATGGTAAATTGGGTAGTGAAGACTTTGACGGTGCGATTGCGAAGTACACCGAAGCCTTGGATCTAGGTGTAGATAATGCTACAGCCAATGCGAAGATAGCAGAAGCAGAAGTAGCTAAGCAAGCTAAAGAGGAAGAAGCAGAAGCAGCAGCCAAGCAAGAACAGTTTGACCAGTTGATTGCAGATGGTGATGGTAAATTGAGCAGCGAAGATTTTGATGCTGCAATTGCCAAGTATAAAGAAGCTTTAGCATTGAATATTGATAACTCAACGGCAGAAACTAAGATTGCTGAGGCGGAAGAAGCGAAAGCAGCTTATGAAGCAGAGCTTGCGGCAAAAAATGAGGCAGAGCAATTACAGACCAAGTTTGATCAGTTCATTTCAAATGGAGACGGCAAATTAGGAAGCAAGGATTTTGATGGTGCAATAACAGATTATCAATCCGCATTGGATTTAGGGGTAAATGATCCTTTGGCTAAACAAAAGATTAAAGAGGCAGAAGATGCCAAGGTTGCTTACGAAGAAGAACTTGCGGCTCAGGATGAAGCTGCAAAACAGGCCGAGTTTGATCAATTCATTAGTTCAGGTGACGGACATGTTTCTTCCAACGCCTTTGATATGGCGATAAAGGATTACGAGTCGGCTTTGGCTACGGGATATGATAATGATCTGGCGAACCAGAAAATCCAGGAAGCAAAGGATGCAAAAGCTGCCTACCAGGAAGAAATGGCTGCACAAGATGAAGCAGCGAAACAAGAGGAATTCGATAAGTTTATTTCTACTGGTGACGGTCATTTGTCCTCAAATACATTTGATCAGGCCATCAGTTCTTATGAATCTGCTTTAGACCTAGGGGTCAACAATACGCTCGCAAACCAAAAAATACAAGCGGCCAAAGAAGCAAAAGCTGCGTATGAAGAGCAAATGGCCGCACAAGATGAAGCAGCTGCTAGAGAAAAAGAGTTCAATGACTTAATCGCTAAGGGAGATGCTGCAAAAAATGCGAAGAGCTGGGATGAGGCAAAGGATTTCTACGGTCAAGCGAATGAAGTAAAATCTGAAAGTCCTATTCCACAGCAAAAAATTGATGAAGTCAATGAGTTGATGAAAAAGGAAACAGCCAATCAGCAAGATGAGTTGTTTAATAAAGTTTTGGCTAAAATTGAAGAATTCAAGAGTAAAGGAAATTATGAGCCTGCGTTAGGTATTATTGAAAAGCAGAAGGGTAATTTTCCTGATAAGGTAGATGTGTTGAGTGAATTGGAGCAGGAAATTACTGCGCTCAAGGCTAAGGAAGATGAGTATAATAAACTAATGGCAAGTGCGGATGGTCTATTTGAGGCTGGTAAATGGAAAGAGGCCAGAGCTGACTATGTGAAAGCTAAATTGGTATTTGACCGACCAAGACCTAGTGAACAAATAGCTATCATTGATCAGAAATTGGCAGATGAGGCTGCTGCAAATGATGAAGCCGCAGAACTGGCTAAGAAGAAGGCGGAGTATGAAGCCTTGATGACAAAAGCTAAGTCGCAAAGAGAAAGTAAACAATATCAAGATGCGATTGCAACTTACAAAGCGGCTCAACAGGTGTTGCCTAACGAACTGGAACCTCAAAAAAGAATCGATGAGATCAATGCTTTGTTGGCTAATATGGCGAATGAAAATGCCATACTAGAAAAGTATCAAGCAGCTATAGCAAAGGCAGATGCAAAAAGAGATGAAGCAATTGCGGCAGAAAGCGATGAGCTCGCTACTCAAGCTAAGGACCTTTACAATGAGGCAAACAAGATCAAATCTGATGAAACTTACCCTCAAGAGCAGGTTAATAACCTGAGTAACTTGATGAAGAAGTGGGCAGAAGATGTTGCGAAAGAGCTATATCAAAAGATCATCGATAAAGCGGATCAGTTGTTTGCAGACAAAAACTGGGATGGTGCCGAGAAGTTATATACTAGAGCAAAAGACCTTAACCCTGTAGATCCTTATCCCCCTGCGCAGCTTGAGAAAATCAAGAATGCCAGAGCTAATGAAGGAAAATTAGATGCCTACAATCAGTTCGTGCAGGAGGGGAATAGTTTATTTCAGGAAGAAAAATACAAAAAAGCAATTACTGCTTATCAAAATGCCCTCGGAGAAAAACCTTCTGCCAAATACCCGCAAGACAAGATTGATGAAATCAACGGGATTCTGAGTCAAATGAGTCAGCAAGCTGAAAAGCAAAGGGTTGAAGAAGAGAAAAGTAAGGTGGTCATTCCAGACTACGGAAACGAAGTGTCTATGTCTGAGGAGGAAATTGAGAAAATGTGGGCAGACGCAAGAGTTGATGAAGTTACTGATCTTGATGAGGATTATGACCGATACAAAGAAAAAGTGGGAGATGAGAACGCTGATGAAATGAGTTTTCAAACGGGTAGAACCGAGGCGATCAATGATAATTACGAAGAAATGGATCAGGAAATTGCCGACTTGAATCAATCTTGGGATGAGCAACGAAAAGACATCCTACCAGAGATGGTTGATTTTAAAGAAGGTGAAAAAGAGAAGCTGAATAACTTCAGTAATAGAGAAGCGGCCAGAACGTATGATCTTGATGACTACTACAACGAAAGTGAAACGGAGCGTTCAGAGTATGAGTTAAGTTTGGATGAAGACAGAGAAAGAGTAATCTCGGATATGGAAAAATATAAATTAGATCGATCTGAGATCAATCTTGACCTTGCTGAAATAGAGCGTGATATTACCTATGATAACAATGAGTACTACGATGAGTATGAAAAAGAGATTCAGGATGATAATGCGCAGTTTGATGAAAGAAGGAAAGATAATATCGTTGACATGTCAGACTATAAAGAAGACCAGATAGGTATCAATAGTAAACGAATTGATCAAGGTGTCTCTTCAACGTATGAAACTCACGATAGCTACCGTGAAATGGCTGATGAATATCAAGATTTTTCGATTGATGGTGATGAAAGAAGAAAGGAGAAAACGGTAGCCGAAATGGACGAGTACAAAGAAGTACAAAGTGATATCACATTGTCAAATCAAAAGAAAAGTATCAAAAAGACGGACGGTGTAAACGAATACAATGTAGAGTATCATGACTACTTAGATGAATTTGCTGATGAAATGGATGTTCCTAGAGAGGATAATGTTTCAGCGATGGAGATCTACCAGAATGAGATGTCTGATGATTTCAAAGGTGATGTGGAGATGAATGAAAAGAGAAGTCAGGAGAACTACCTCGATAAAGATGCCGTTAAAGAGAAACAAGCTACTCTGCTGGAAGATGAATCGACTATGGTGGAGAATAACATGGAAAAGATGGAGGATTATAAGGATAAAACCTTAGATGCTCAAGCTGACTTGAATAAAGAGTTCTCTGATGTGGGGTATGATAATTCGGTAACCATGGATTCCATCAAAGCGCAAAAGTCAACGATGTTCTCTGATGAGAATGTTGATCCATTAGCCAATCAATATCCTGAAGGTATTACAGAAAAGACCTACCAGCGTACAAATAATCTCGGAGAAGTGATAGAAGTAACCATCGTAAGAATTGTGGTCAGAGGAAATAAAGCAGATGAGTATAAGAAAGTCACTAGTAAATGGAATACTGCTTATTTCAAAAATGGAGGGATCATTAACGAGTATGTCTGGGATACCGAAACCAATTAA
- a CDS encoding SpaA isopeptide-forming pilin-related protein, producing the protein MTKTYLFFLLLLSMSTGFTIDKPMIELRGAVTSGEEKLEGVSITIYSENYEVVVQQRVTSASGKYEKIELAMGETYVMEVAKKGYIPKRIIIDSKEGFYEDDTPMIVPMNIPFELDRAKDFRKKRAIKSKTFFIGKIKIDPSTAGLMPDMQFTSAQREIYLSHSKKK; encoded by the coding sequence ATGACTAAAACGTATCTTTTCTTTCTGTTGCTTTTATCAATGTCTACAGGCTTTACTATCGATAAACCCATGATTGAATTGAGGGGAGCTGTGACATCTGGAGAGGAGAAGTTAGAAGGAGTTTCAATTACTATTTACAGTGAGAATTATGAAGTCGTAGTTCAGCAACGAGTTACATCTGCATCAGGAAAATACGAGAAAATTGAGTTGGCTATGGGTGAAACTTACGTGATGGAAGTTGCCAAAAAAGGATACATACCCAAGCGAATCATCATAGATTCAAAAGAAGGGTTCTATGAAGACGATACTCCGATGATCGTTCCAATGAACATACCTTTTGAGCTTGACAGGGCTAAAGATTTTAGGAAAAAAAGAGCAATCAAATCCAAAACATTTTTTATCGGAAAGATTAAGATTGATCCTTCGACTGCCGGTTTAATGCCGGATATGCAGTTTACTTCCGCGCAGAGAGAGATCTACTTAAGCCATTCAAAAAAAAAGTAA